The Saprospiraceae bacterium genome contains the following window.
GGCTGTTTTGTTCAGGCAAACAAAGCAAAACATAAGTTTACACATCAATAATTGCTTTAAAGAGAAGGAGTTACGTAAGATTTCAGTTGTCAAGGATTCCTTGACAACTGCAGCAGATGGTAAAAAGTATAAGACAAAATTCTATAATCTGGATGTAATTATTTCAGTTGGCTACAGGGTTAAGTCCATTCAAGGTACTCAATTTCGCCAATGGGCTACCCAACAACTAAAGAATTATCTGGTACAGGGTTATGCGATTAATCAAAAACGATTAGAGGAGTTGGGTAAAATAGTGCAATTGATTGACCAAGGCGGTAAATCCGAAAATCTTCAACTGACCGAGGCCAAAGGTTTGTTGGAAATTCTAAGCAACTACACGAAAAGCTTTGTATTACTCAACCAATACGACAGCCACAGTATCAAAATCGGTAAGCTGAACGAAAATATTAGCTATGAAATTCAGTATGACGAAGCCAAAACTGCCATTGTAGAACTCAAAAAACAACTGGTGGAAAAAAAGGAAGCCACTGAACTATTTGGTAATGAAAAAGACGAAAGTTTTCTTAGCTCGCTTCAAAGTATTGTGCAAACTTTTGATGGGCAATACCTCTATCCAAGCATTGAAGCGCAGGCCGCACATTTGTTGTATTTTGTTATTAAAAATCATTCTTTCAACGATGGAAATAAACGTATAGGAGCATTCTTGTTTGTTTGGTTCCTGGAGAAAAATAAACACCGTTTCAAAAAATCTGGTGAGCTAAAAATAAATGATAACGGATTAACAGCAATTTCACTGCTCGTTGCACAAAGTAAGCCAGAAGAAAAAGAATTGATGATTCAGCTCATTATTAACTTAATTGCAGACCAATGACCTGGGAATACTCAGAAGATAATTTAATAGAACAAACAGCGATTGATTTATTTTTCAAATCTTTGGGATGGGATACACTATTGGCTTACAATAAAGAAAATTTTGGCGAAGGCAGCACTTTGGGCAGACTGAACAAAAAAGAAGTAGTGCTCAAAATGATCTTCTTTGAGAAACTTAAACAGTTCAATCCCAACTTACCCGACCAAGCATACAATCAGGCATACGAAAAACTCATTGAAGAAAGCATTACCAAGTCATTAGCGGAAATCAATTACGAAAAACACCAATTGCTTCGTAATGGCATTCCCGTTGATTTCATCAATGAAAAAGGCGAGCAGGTCAAAAATAAAACACTTAAGGTTTTTGATTTTGAAAATGCCGACAACAACAGCTTTTTGGCAGTTCGTCAGTTATGGTTACAGGGTAAAAGCAACCGAGAACGCAGACCCGACATCATCGGTTTTGTAAATGGCATTCCGTTGTTATTTATTGAACTAAAAGCAGCACATCTCAAATTAGAAAACGCCTACAACGATAATTTCACCGATTACAAAGACGTAATTCCAAAACTGTTTTATTACAACGCATTTGTAATGCTGAGTAACGGCATTGAAAGCCGCATTGGAAGTGTGACAGGCAAGTATCAGCATTTTCATGAATGGAAACGCATTACCGAAGAAGATGAAGGCATTGTTGCCTTAGATAGAATCATTGTTGGCGTCTGCGAAAAGAAACGCTTTTTAGATTTATTCGAGAACTTCATTCTGTTTGATAATTCATTGGGCAAAGTGGTAAAACTCATTGCCCGAAACCATCAGTTCATTGGTGTAAACAAGGCCATTGAAAACATTCAGCATAAAGAACAACTCTATAAACTGGGAAAAATCAGTTTAGAGGAAAAACAAAAACTTGGTGTATTTTGGCATACGCAAGGAAGCGGGAAATCCTACTCAATGGTTTTCTTCTGCCAAAAAATCCACCATAAGTTTACAGGCAGTTACACGTTTCTCATCGTAACTGACCGCAACGAGTTAGACACACAGATTTACGGCACATTCAGTGGTATTGGTGCAGTACCACAAGTTAAAGCAGGTTCAAAAGATTCACTCAAAGCCAACAGCGGAAAGCATTTAAGAGAATTGCTAAGTTCAGAACATCGCTATTTGTTTACCCTCATTCACAAATTCAATTTTGAAGAAGAAATAACCAAGCGGGATAATATCATAGTCATTTCAGACGAAGCCCATCGAACACAAGGCGGAAATTTAGCTTTGAATTTACGAAATGCTTTACCCAATGCTTCATTCATAGGCTTTACAGGAACACCACTTTTCAAAGATGATGAAATTACCAAGCGGATTTTTGGTGATTATATCTCCCGATACGATTTTAAACGAAGTGTAGATGATGGAGCAACTGTTCCGTTGTATTACGAAAACAGAGGCGAATATTTAGGATTGAAAAATCCAGTTATCAATGAACAAATCAGAGCCGTAATTGATGCCGAAAGTGAAGATTTAGACAGCGACCAACGTAGCAGGGTTGAACAATTGTTTGCAAGAGAATATCCGATACTTACCGCCAAGAAAAGACTTGATGCCATAGCCAAAGATGCTGTTTGGCATTTCTGCAATAGGGGTTACAAAGGCAAAGGAATGTTTATCGCTTTGGATAAACTTACGGCCGTAAGAATGTATGATTTAATCACACATCATTGGAAACTGACCGTTGAGCAATTGGAAAAGGAAGTTGCCAAAGGAAAATATGGTGACCAGGAATTGTTGGAGAAAAGCCGAGAACTGCAATGGATAAATGAAACGGAAATTTGTGTAGTAGTGAGTTCAGAGCAAAACGAAATTCAGAAATTTCAGAAATGGGATTTGGATATTGAACCTCACCGGGATAAAATGAATACACAGGACCTTGAAACAAGATTCAAGGATGAAGATGACCCTTTCCGTTTCGTTATAGTTTGTGCAATGTGGATTACTGGTTTTGATGTTCCTACCCTTTCCACTTTATATTTAGACAAGCCTTTAAAATCTCATACGCTTATGCAAGCCATTGCAAGAGCCAACCGTATCAGCGAAGGCAAAAACAACGGGTTGATAGTGGACTATATTGAAACTTACACAGCGCTGTTAGACGCTTTGGCAATTTATGGTTCAGGTGGAGAAGATGGCGAAGACGGTGGAGGTGAAAAACCAGAGCCACCAGTTAAGCCGAAAGAAGAACTCATCAAGCAATTGGAAGAAGCGTTAGAAGCCACAGAAACATTTTTGCAAGATGAAGTACATTTTAATTTGCAGGAACTCATCAAAGCAGACGGTTTACACAAATTGGCTGCAATGGAGAAAGCCATTAATGCAGTATACACCAATGACGAAACCAAACGGAAATTTCAAATTTTGGCAAGAGAGGTTTTTAAGAAATTTAAAGCCCTGCAACCCGACAAAGTATTAAATCAATTTGCTCCTAGAAAGAACGCCATTGATGTAATCTACACCGCCATTGAAGACAATATTGAAAGTGCGGATGTAGCAGACATCATGCGAAAAATTCAAAATGTGGTGGATGAATCCATTGAAAATATGGTTTCTGAACTAAGCCACAATGAAGGGAAAATAATTGACCTAAGCGTCTTAGACTTTGACTTGTTGGAGCAATACTTTTTGAAAACTAAAAACAAAAATGCTACAGTTCAATCTCTAAAAGACAAAATTGAAACGCAACTGAAACAAATGGTTGAACGCAATCCATTGACAGTTGACTATTACAAACGCTATCAGGAAATCATTGTAGAATACAACAGAGGAAAAGACGAAACCA
Protein-coding sequences here:
- a CDS encoding type I restriction endonuclease subunit R, with protein sequence MTWEYSEDNLIEQTAIDLFFKSLGWDTLLAYNKENFGEGSTLGRLNKKEVVLKMIFFEKLKQFNPNLPDQAYNQAYEKLIEESITKSLAEINYEKHQLLRNGIPVDFINEKGEQVKNKTLKVFDFENADNNSFLAVRQLWLQGKSNRERRPDIIGFVNGIPLLFIELKAAHLKLENAYNDNFTDYKDVIPKLFYYNAFVMLSNGIESRIGSVTGKYQHFHEWKRITEEDEGIVALDRIIVGVCEKKRFLDLFENFILFDNSLGKVVKLIARNHQFIGVNKAIENIQHKEQLYKLGKISLEEKQKLGVFWHTQGSGKSYSMVFFCQKIHHKFTGSYTFLIVTDRNELDTQIYGTFSGIGAVPQVKAGSKDSLKANSGKHLRELLSSEHRYLFTLIHKFNFEEEITKRDNIIVISDEAHRTQGGNLALNLRNALPNASFIGFTGTPLFKDDEITKRIFGDYISRYDFKRSVDDGATVPLYYENRGEYLGLKNPVINEQIRAVIDAESEDLDSDQRSRVEQLFAREYPILTAKKRLDAIAKDAVWHFCNRGYKGKGMFIALDKLTAVRMYDLITHHWKLTVEQLEKEVAKGKYGDQELLEKSRELQWINETEICVVVSSEQNEIQKFQKWDLDIEPHRDKMNTQDLETRFKDEDDPFRFVIVCAMWITGFDVPTLSTLYLDKPLKSHTLMQAIARANRISEGKNNGLIVDYIETYTALLDALAIYGSGGEDGEDGGGEKPEPPVKPKEELIKQLEEALEATETFLQDEVHFNLQELIKADGLHKLAAMEKAINAVYTNDETKRKFQILAREVFKKFKALQPDKVLNQFAPRKNAIDVIYTAIEDNIESADVADIMRKIQNVVDESIENMVSELSHNEGKIIDLSVLDFDLLEQYFLKTKNKNATVQSLKDKIETQLKQMVERNPLTVDYYKRYQEIIVEYNRGKDETTIKETFRKLIELVNSYSEEEAETKREGLTDEQKAIFDILRHGKKLAEKEKKEVKKISIELLNELKKEKLKVEQWADKSVTAAAVFNTVSKTLFETLPYPTYQTNDIDLKTNLVYEHLKHQYFGGGRSIYGNY
- a CDS encoding virulence protein RhuM/Fic/DOC family protein, whose product is MNEIVIYKTPDKKTEVEVRFGNDTVWLTQAQMAVLFRQTKQNISLHINNCFKEKELRKISVVKDSLTTAADGKKYKTKFYNLDVIISVGYRVKSIQGTQFRQWATQQLKNYLVQGYAINQKRLEELGKIVQLIDQGGKSENLQLTEAKGLLEILSNYTKSFVLLNQYDSHSIKIGKLNENISYEIQYDEAKTAIVELKKQLVEKKEATELFGNEKDESFLSSLQSIVQTFDGQYLYPSIEAQAAHLLYFVIKNHSFNDGNKRIGAFLFVWFLEKNKHRFKKSGELKINDNGLTAISLLVAQSKPEEKELMIQLIINLIADQ